CCAAATCCGACCGCAATGCGGACACCAAGTCCGACGCCAAGGCCGGCTCCGGTTCAGACGGCTGAGCCGCGCGCGGCGCGCCGCAGGAGTGCGGCCGCCGGCAGCGCGCCCACCGCGATGAACGGCAGCACCGCGTAGCCCATCACGCCGGCGCCGCCGAACACCAGATCATTGCCCGGCCCGCCGAAGGTCAGCGCGAGCACCGTGGCCAGCCATGTCCACAGCGGCAACGCGGCCACCCGCACCGAGGTCGTCCAATGCAACGCCGCCCACACCAGGGCAGCGTTCACTGCACCGGTGATCAGCATGCTGATGGGAAACGGCACCGAGCCCAGCCGCAGCGGAAGCAGGAACGCCGCAGTCAGAGCGGACAGCACGCCGTCGACGGCGAGCAACGCGAGAACGACGGGCGGCAGCCAGGCCGGACCGTCCGAAGGTTCGGCTGTCAGGTCGGGATGCTGTCGAGCAGGGCGACCAGAGAGCCGACGACCCACTGGAAGTTATCGGCGCGGTCCTGCCAGTGCTGCAGGTTGGGATCCAATTCCGGGTCCATGCGGGGAGCCTACCGCGTAACTACCCCAGATCCAGACCTGCCAGCAGATCCGTCTCCACTCCGTCGGCTCCGCGTTCGCCGGCGGCCAGCACATAGTGCTCGATCCCCCACAGCGGTAACGCGATCTTGTTCGACAACGCCATCGACCGCCCGTCCGGGGCGACCATCACCTGGGTGGCGTGTGCTCGCAACGCGGCCGCCTTGGCCGGCAGCTGCGCCGACGCGTCGATCACCGCATCCACCTGGTCGTCGGGGTAGCCGAAGGTGAAGTCCTCGGCTTTGATCACGACCCAGTCCTCGGGCGGGTCACCGATGTTGCGGAAACCCTCCACGAATCCCGACACCGCCATCACCGTCCAGTAGAACTTCGGCACCGCCCACCCGTGCTGGGCCGACGCGGCCACCGCGGCGGTGGCGACCTCATGGACCCGGATGTGGTCGGGATGCCCGTACCCGCCGTTGGGGTCATACCCGACGACCACATGCGGCCGGAATTCGGTGATGACGGCGACCAACTCTGCGACGGGTT
This region of Mycolicibacterium diernhoferi genomic DNA includes:
- the mshB gene encoding N-acetyl-1-D-myo-inositol-2-amino-2-deoxy-alpha-D-glucopyranoside deacetylase; protein product: METPRLLFVHAHPDDESLTTGATIAHYAAMGADVRVVTCTMGEEGEVIGDRWAGLAVDEADQLGGYRVIELTGALAALGAGQPHYLGGAGRWRDSGMPGTPARHRQRFVDAPLDEPVAELVAVITEFRPHVVVGYDPNGGYGHPDHIRVHEVATAAVAASAQHGWAVPKFYWTVMAVSGFVEGFRNIGDPPEDWVVIKAEDFTFGYPDDQVDAVIDASAQLPAKAAALRAHATQVMVAPDGRSMALSNKIALPLWGIEHYVLAAGERGADGVETDLLAGLDLG